A single Anopheles maculipalpis chromosome 3RL, idAnoMacuDA_375_x, whole genome shotgun sequence DNA region contains:
- the LOC126563985 gene encoding uncharacterized protein LOC126563985 isoform X1 gives MDDGEFLDLFSQSWNVKYQAASNRAGTGDEPASVGSVVGGGYTNTAAVAAAATAAATAAAMAAAPKLTSRLMQPQPGSTAGGASGALYTSTKHFLAHLPPNHKPATTTNSNSSTANPGSAVGNRHAAPPFNVSAGAPTTDLRDTNLGPLRNTSSSSTSGATNTSSNSTASSSNSSHNTTTTTNGTAHLMGGPGTFARETREFPKLSHRLLQPLNSHDQPPPGGGGGASGASCTAPTGMLRSGQAEQDYNAICSTLSAVASMAAASFAMEEEDLADSTTPPPPPFSSSALLAAGLGTGNGSGGNSDANGGVEGDIGPNGELLGLNGHQHEKKTPNSIRAQIEIIPCKVCGDKSSGVHYGVITCEGCKGFFRRSQSSVVNYQCPRNKQCVVDRVNRNRCQYCRLQKCLKLGMSRDAVKFGRMSKKQREKVEDEVRFHRAQMRAQNDAAPDSSVFDTQTPSSSDQLHHGYNGYTYSNEVGYSSPYGYSTSVTPQQTMGYDISADYVDSTTTYEPRSTMIDSDFISGHNKDGSPDQNRAITLNDIRLARVQQTTATTTTGSDVIAGSDGGGVNDGGGGPRGLAPQQQAGQTTAQHTIPQQPQQQQQQQQSTAVTALANHQTTGNNGNSNGTTNNSTIITIKQEQLTNVDSIVGSFVDSTTFLPSPPTSQQQQQQQQQHPHHHQHQLGNATMVTANGGVAGMSTVSATTAVVAVAATTVPTPVSGSDVTGSNLRRNDCCQNPVTTGGTGSDGIPHSQAQHHHHHQNTPVSFGEDDSSCDSHTRWAEGDINDVLIKTLAEAHANTNHKLEIVHEMFRKPQDVSRLLYYKNMTQEELWLDCAEKLTAMIQQIIEFAKLIPGFMRLSQDDQILLLKTGSFELAIVRMSRLMDLSTNSVLYGDIMLPQEAFYTSDSFEMKLVACIFETAKSITELKLTETELALYQSLVLLWPERNGVRGNTEIQRLFNMSMSAIRQEIEANHAPLKGDVTVLDTLLNKIPTFRELSIMHMEALQKFKQDHPQYVFPALYKELFSIDSQQDLMT, from the exons ATGGATGACGGAGAATTTTTGGACCTGTTTAGCCAATCCTGGAATGTCAAGTACCAAGCGGCATCCAATCGTGCGGGCACAGGCGACGAACCGGCAAGCGTCGGgtctgttgttggtggtggataCACAAATACGGCGGCAGTGGCAGCCGCCGCGACGGCTGCAGCAACGGCCGCAGCCATGGCAGCGGCGCCCAAGCTCACCTCGCGGCTTATGCAGCCGCAGCCGGGCTCTACGGCCGGCGGTGCTTCGGGCGCACTGTACACCAGCACCAAACACTTTCTGGCTCACCTACCCCCAAACCACAAacccgccaccaccaccaacagcaacagctcgACGGCGAACCCCGGCAGTGCAGTGGGTAACCGTCATGCGGCGCCaccgttcaacgtgtcggcaGGTGCCCCAACGACTGATTTACGTGATACAAACCTAGGGCCTTTAAGAAATACCAGTAGCAGTAGTACCAGCGGCGCGACCAACACCAGTAGCAACAGTACggcgagcagcagcaacagcagccataacaccaccaccaccaccaatggGACGGCCCATCTGATGGGCGGACCTGGTACTTTTGCTCGCGAAACTCGCGAGTTTCCAAAGCTCAGCCATCGGCTGCTGCAGCCACTGAACTCGCATGATCAGCCACCGCcgggtggtggcggtggtgcttCCGGTGCTTCCTGCACTGCTCCGACTGGCATGCTGCGGAGCGGCCAGGCAGAACAGGACTACAATGCAATCTGCTCAACGCTGTCGGCCGTAGCATCGATGGCCGCTGCCTCGTTTGCGATGGAAGAGGAAGATCTGGCTGACAGTACaacaccgccaccgccaccctTCTCGTCCAGCGCACTGCTGGCAGCGGGACTGGGAACGGGGAACGGCAGTGGAGGTAACAGCGACGCCAACGGTGGTGTGGAAGGTGACATCGGCCCAAACGGGGAACTGTTGGGTTTGAATGGTCATCAGCATGAGAAAAAGACTCCCAATTCAATTAGAG CTCAAATCGAGATCATACCTTGCAAGGTGTGCGGCGACAAGTCGTCCGGGGTGCATTACGGGGTGATCACATGCGAGGGCTGCAAGGGCTTCTTCCGAAGGTCACAGAGCTCCGTCGTCAACTATCAGTGCCCGCGAAATAAGCAGTGCGTGGTGGATCGGGTTAACCGAAATCGATGCCAGTACTGTCGACTGCAAAAGTGCCTAAAGCTGGGAATGAGTCGTGACG CTGTCAAATTTGGACGTATGTCGAAGAAGCAACGGGAGAAGGTCGAGGACGAGGTACGGTTTCATCGGGCTCAGATGCGCGCACAAAATGATGCAGCCCCGGACAGTTCCGTGTTCGACACGCAAACACCTTCCAGCAGCGATCAGTTGCATCACGGTTACAATGG CTACACATATTCGAACGAGGTTGGCTACAGCAGCCCGTACGGTTACTCGACCTCGGTGACACCGCAGCAGACGATGGGCTACGACATCTCGGCCGATTACGTGGATAGTACAACAACTTATGAACCAAGAAGTACGATGATAGACTCAGATTTCATAAGTGGACACA ACAAGGATGGCTCGCCAGATCAGAACCGGGCAATCACGCTCAACGATATTCGTTTGGCGCGTGTGCAACAAACGACCGCCACGACAACCACCGGCAGTGATGTGATCGCGGGCTCGGACGGCGGCGGTGTCAacgatggtggtggaggaCCCCGAGGTCTTGCACCTCAGCAGCAAGCAGGTCAAACCACCGCCCAGCACACGATCCCGCAGcaaccacaacagcagcagcagcagcaacagtcgaCTGCTGTCACGGCGCTGGCAAACCATCAAACCACCGgcaacaacggcaacagcaATGGCACTACCAATAATAGTACAATTATAACCATCAAGCAAGAGCAACTAACCAATGTCGATAGCATTGTTGGTAGCTTTGTCGATTCAACCACCTTCTTGCCATCGCCGCCCAccagtcagcagcagcaacaacagcagcagcaacatccacaccaccatcaacaccagTTGGGCAACGCGACGATGGTTACGGCCAATGGTGGCGTTGCGGGCATGAGCACGGTATCCGCAACGACGGCGGTGGTTGCAGTGGCAGCCACAACTGTTCCAACACCCGTTTCAGGATCAG ATGTCACTGGTAGTAACCTTAGACGGAACGATTGCTGCCAGAATCCGGTCACGACTGGTGGCACCGGTTCGGATGGTATTCCGCACTCACAGgctcaacaccatcaccatcaccagaaCACACCGGTATCGTTTGGCGAGGATGATAGCTCCTGCGATTCGCATACACGATGGG CCGAAGGTGATATCAACGATGTGCTGATAAAGACGCTTGCTGAAGCGCACGCAAATACCAACCACAAGCTAGAGATAGTGCACGAAATGTTCAGAAAACCACAG GATGTTTCCCGCTTACTCTACTATAAGAACATGACCCAAGAGGAGCTGTGGTTGGACTGTGCGGAGAAGCTAACAGCCATGATACAGCAGATCATTGAGTTCGCCAAGCTGATACCGGGCTTTATGCGATTAAGTCAAGACGATCAG ATTCTACTCCTCAAAACGGGCTCGTTCGAGCTAGCGATCGTGCgcatgtctcgactgatggaTCTCTCAACCAACTCCGTGCTGTACGGTGACATTATGCTACCGCAGGAAGCCTTCTACACGTCCGACTCGTTCGAGATGAAACTGGTGGCGTGTATATTCGAGACGGCGAAAAGTATTACGGAGTTGAAGCTGACAGAAACGGAGCTGGCGCTCTATCAAAGTCTGGTGCTACTGTGGCCTG aacgaAATGGTGTGCGAGGTAACACGGAAATACAGCGACTGTTCAACATGAGTATGTCCGCAATCCGGCAGGAGATTGAAGCGAACCATGCACCGCTCAAAGGTGACGTGACGGTGCTCGATACGTTGCTCAACAAAATACCCACTTTCCG TGAGCTCTCCATCATGCATATGGAAGCGTTACAGAAGTTCAAACAGGATCACCCGCAATACGTTTTCCCGGCACTGTACAAGGAACTGTTCTCGATCGACTCGCAGCAAGATCTGATGACATAA
- the LOC126563985 gene encoding probable nuclear hormone receptor HR3 isoform X8 — protein sequence MTAQIEIIPCKVCGDKSSGVHYGVITCEGCKGFFRRSQSSVVNYQCPRNKQCVVDRVNRNRCQYCRLQKCLKLGMSRDAVKFGRMSKKQREKVEDEVRFHRAQMRAQNDAAPDSSVFDTQTPSSSDQLHHGYNGYTYSNEVGYSSPYGYSTSVTPQQTMGYDISADYVDSTTTYEPRSTMIDSDFISGHNKDGSPDQNRAITLNDIRLARVQQTTATTTTGSDVIAGSDGGGVNDGGGGPRGLAPQQQAGQTTAQHTIPQQPQQQQQQQQSTAVTALANHQTTGNNGNSNGTTNNSTIITIKQEQLTNVDSIVGSFVDSTTFLPSPPTSQQQQQQQQQHPHHHQHQLGNATMVTANGGVAGMSTVSATTAVVAVAATTVPTPVSGSDVTGSNLRRNDCCQNPVTTGGTGSDGIPHSQAQHHHHHQNTPVSFGEDDSSCDSHTRWAEGDINDVLIKTLAEAHANTNHKLEIVHEMFRKPQDVSRLLYYKNMTQEELWLDCAEKLTAMIQQIIEFAKLIPGFMRLSQDDQILLLKTGSFELAIVRMSRLMDLSTNSVLYGDIMLPQEAFYTSDSFEMKLVACIFETAKSITELKLTETELALYQSLVLLWPERNGVRGNTEIQRLFNMSMSAIRQEIEANHAPLKGDVTVLDTLLNKIPTFRELSIMHMEALQKFKQDHPQYVFPALYKELFSIDSQQDLMT from the exons CTCAAATCGAGATCATACCTTGCAAGGTGTGCGGCGACAAGTCGTCCGGGGTGCATTACGGGGTGATCACATGCGAGGGCTGCAAGGGCTTCTTCCGAAGGTCACAGAGCTCCGTCGTCAACTATCAGTGCCCGCGAAATAAGCAGTGCGTGGTGGATCGGGTTAACCGAAATCGATGCCAGTACTGTCGACTGCAAAAGTGCCTAAAGCTGGGAATGAGTCGTGACG CTGTCAAATTTGGACGTATGTCGAAGAAGCAACGGGAGAAGGTCGAGGACGAGGTACGGTTTCATCGGGCTCAGATGCGCGCACAAAATGATGCAGCCCCGGACAGTTCCGTGTTCGACACGCAAACACCTTCCAGCAGCGATCAGTTGCATCACGGTTACAATGG CTACACATATTCGAACGAGGTTGGCTACAGCAGCCCGTACGGTTACTCGACCTCGGTGACACCGCAGCAGACGATGGGCTACGACATCTCGGCCGATTACGTGGATAGTACAACAACTTATGAACCAAGAAGTACGATGATAGACTCAGATTTCATAAGTGGACACA ACAAGGATGGCTCGCCAGATCAGAACCGGGCAATCACGCTCAACGATATTCGTTTGGCGCGTGTGCAACAAACGACCGCCACGACAACCACCGGCAGTGATGTGATCGCGGGCTCGGACGGCGGCGGTGTCAacgatggtggtggaggaCCCCGAGGTCTTGCACCTCAGCAGCAAGCAGGTCAAACCACCGCCCAGCACACGATCCCGCAGcaaccacaacagcagcagcagcagcaacagtcgaCTGCTGTCACGGCGCTGGCAAACCATCAAACCACCGgcaacaacggcaacagcaATGGCACTACCAATAATAGTACAATTATAACCATCAAGCAAGAGCAACTAACCAATGTCGATAGCATTGTTGGTAGCTTTGTCGATTCAACCACCTTCTTGCCATCGCCGCCCAccagtcagcagcagcaacaacagcagcagcaacatccacaccaccatcaacaccagTTGGGCAACGCGACGATGGTTACGGCCAATGGTGGCGTTGCGGGCATGAGCACGGTATCCGCAACGACGGCGGTGGTTGCAGTGGCAGCCACAACTGTTCCAACACCCGTTTCAGGATCAG ATGTCACTGGTAGTAACCTTAGACGGAACGATTGCTGCCAGAATCCGGTCACGACTGGTGGCACCGGTTCGGATGGTATTCCGCACTCACAGgctcaacaccatcaccatcaccagaaCACACCGGTATCGTTTGGCGAGGATGATAGCTCCTGCGATTCGCATACACGATGGG CCGAAGGTGATATCAACGATGTGCTGATAAAGACGCTTGCTGAAGCGCACGCAAATACCAACCACAAGCTAGAGATAGTGCACGAAATGTTCAGAAAACCACAG GATGTTTCCCGCTTACTCTACTATAAGAACATGACCCAAGAGGAGCTGTGGTTGGACTGTGCGGAGAAGCTAACAGCCATGATACAGCAGATCATTGAGTTCGCCAAGCTGATACCGGGCTTTATGCGATTAAGTCAAGACGATCAG ATTCTACTCCTCAAAACGGGCTCGTTCGAGCTAGCGATCGTGCgcatgtctcgactgatggaTCTCTCAACCAACTCCGTGCTGTACGGTGACATTATGCTACCGCAGGAAGCCTTCTACACGTCCGACTCGTTCGAGATGAAACTGGTGGCGTGTATATTCGAGACGGCGAAAAGTATTACGGAGTTGAAGCTGACAGAAACGGAGCTGGCGCTCTATCAAAGTCTGGTGCTACTGTGGCCTG aacgaAATGGTGTGCGAGGTAACACGGAAATACAGCGACTGTTCAACATGAGTATGTCCGCAATCCGGCAGGAGATTGAAGCGAACCATGCACCGCTCAAAGGTGACGTGACGGTGCTCGATACGTTGCTCAACAAAATACCCACTTTCCG TGAGCTCTCCATCATGCATATGGAAGCGTTACAGAAGTTCAAACAGGATCACCCGCAATACGTTTTCCCGGCACTGTACAAGGAACTGTTCTCGATCGACTCGCAGCAAGATCTGATGACATAA
- the LOC126563985 gene encoding probable nuclear hormone receptor HR3 isoform X7: MFTPRMFEMWSNVTSKLEAHIPMQTNVQASTVQNSSSGSIKAQIEIIPCKVCGDKSSGVHYGVITCEGCKGFFRRSQSSVVNYQCPRNKQCVVDRVNRNRCQYCRLQKCLKLGMSRDAVKFGRMSKKQREKVEDEVRFHRAQMRAQNDAAPDSSVFDTQTPSSSDQLHHGYNGYTYSNEVGYSSPYGYSTSVTPQQTMGYDISADYVDSTTTYEPRSTMIDSDFISGHNKDGSPDQNRAITLNDIRLARVQQTTATTTTGSDVIAGSDGGGVNDGGGGPRGLAPQQQAGQTTAQHTIPQQPQQQQQQQQSTAVTALANHQTTGNNGNSNGTTNNSTIITIKQEQLTNVDSIVGSFVDSTTFLPSPPTSQQQQQQQQQHPHHHQHQLGNATMVTANGGVAGMSTVSATTAVVAVAATTVPTPVSGSDVTGSNLRRNDCCQNPVTTGGTGSDGIPHSQAQHHHHHQNTPVSFGEDDSSCDSHTRWAEGDINDVLIKTLAEAHANTNHKLEIVHEMFRKPQDVSRLLYYKNMTQEELWLDCAEKLTAMIQQIIEFAKLIPGFMRLSQDDQILLLKTGSFELAIVRMSRLMDLSTNSVLYGDIMLPQEAFYTSDSFEMKLVACIFETAKSITELKLTETELALYQSLVLLWPERNGVRGNTEIQRLFNMSMSAIRQEIEANHAPLKGDVTVLDTLLNKIPTFRELSIMHMEALQKFKQDHPQYVFPALYKELFSIDSQQDLMT, translated from the exons CTCAAATCGAGATCATACCTTGCAAGGTGTGCGGCGACAAGTCGTCCGGGGTGCATTACGGGGTGATCACATGCGAGGGCTGCAAGGGCTTCTTCCGAAGGTCACAGAGCTCCGTCGTCAACTATCAGTGCCCGCGAAATAAGCAGTGCGTGGTGGATCGGGTTAACCGAAATCGATGCCAGTACTGTCGACTGCAAAAGTGCCTAAAGCTGGGAATGAGTCGTGACG CTGTCAAATTTGGACGTATGTCGAAGAAGCAACGGGAGAAGGTCGAGGACGAGGTACGGTTTCATCGGGCTCAGATGCGCGCACAAAATGATGCAGCCCCGGACAGTTCCGTGTTCGACACGCAAACACCTTCCAGCAGCGATCAGTTGCATCACGGTTACAATGG CTACACATATTCGAACGAGGTTGGCTACAGCAGCCCGTACGGTTACTCGACCTCGGTGACACCGCAGCAGACGATGGGCTACGACATCTCGGCCGATTACGTGGATAGTACAACAACTTATGAACCAAGAAGTACGATGATAGACTCAGATTTCATAAGTGGACACA ACAAGGATGGCTCGCCAGATCAGAACCGGGCAATCACGCTCAACGATATTCGTTTGGCGCGTGTGCAACAAACGACCGCCACGACAACCACCGGCAGTGATGTGATCGCGGGCTCGGACGGCGGCGGTGTCAacgatggtggtggaggaCCCCGAGGTCTTGCACCTCAGCAGCAAGCAGGTCAAACCACCGCCCAGCACACGATCCCGCAGcaaccacaacagcagcagcagcagcaacagtcgaCTGCTGTCACGGCGCTGGCAAACCATCAAACCACCGgcaacaacggcaacagcaATGGCACTACCAATAATAGTACAATTATAACCATCAAGCAAGAGCAACTAACCAATGTCGATAGCATTGTTGGTAGCTTTGTCGATTCAACCACCTTCTTGCCATCGCCGCCCAccagtcagcagcagcaacaacagcagcagcaacatccacaccaccatcaacaccagTTGGGCAACGCGACGATGGTTACGGCCAATGGTGGCGTTGCGGGCATGAGCACGGTATCCGCAACGACGGCGGTGGTTGCAGTGGCAGCCACAACTGTTCCAACACCCGTTTCAGGATCAG ATGTCACTGGTAGTAACCTTAGACGGAACGATTGCTGCCAGAATCCGGTCACGACTGGTGGCACCGGTTCGGATGGTATTCCGCACTCACAGgctcaacaccatcaccatcaccagaaCACACCGGTATCGTTTGGCGAGGATGATAGCTCCTGCGATTCGCATACACGATGGG CCGAAGGTGATATCAACGATGTGCTGATAAAGACGCTTGCTGAAGCGCACGCAAATACCAACCACAAGCTAGAGATAGTGCACGAAATGTTCAGAAAACCACAG GATGTTTCCCGCTTACTCTACTATAAGAACATGACCCAAGAGGAGCTGTGGTTGGACTGTGCGGAGAAGCTAACAGCCATGATACAGCAGATCATTGAGTTCGCCAAGCTGATACCGGGCTTTATGCGATTAAGTCAAGACGATCAG ATTCTACTCCTCAAAACGGGCTCGTTCGAGCTAGCGATCGTGCgcatgtctcgactgatggaTCTCTCAACCAACTCCGTGCTGTACGGTGACATTATGCTACCGCAGGAAGCCTTCTACACGTCCGACTCGTTCGAGATGAAACTGGTGGCGTGTATATTCGAGACGGCGAAAAGTATTACGGAGTTGAAGCTGACAGAAACGGAGCTGGCGCTCTATCAAAGTCTGGTGCTACTGTGGCCTG aacgaAATGGTGTGCGAGGTAACACGGAAATACAGCGACTGTTCAACATGAGTATGTCCGCAATCCGGCAGGAGATTGAAGCGAACCATGCACCGCTCAAAGGTGACGTGACGGTGCTCGATACGTTGCTCAACAAAATACCCACTTTCCG TGAGCTCTCCATCATGCATATGGAAGCGTTACAGAAGTTCAAACAGGATCACCCGCAATACGTTTTCCCGGCACTGTACAAGGAACTGTTCTCGATCGACTCGCAGCAAGATCTGATGACATAA
- the LOC126563985 gene encoding probable nuclear hormone receptor HR3 isoform X3, whose amino-acid sequence MDDGEFLDLFSQSWNVKYQAASNRAGTGDEPASVGSVVGGGYTNTAAVAAAATAAATAAAMAAAPKLTSRLMQPQPGSTAGGASGALYTSTKHFLAHLPPNHKPATTTNSNSSTANPGSAVGNRHAAPPFNVSAGAPTTDLRDTNLGPLRNTSSSSTSGATNTSSNSTASSSNSSHNTTTTTNGTAHLMGGPGTFARETREFPKLSHRLLQPLNSHDQPPPGGGGGASGASCTAPTGMLRSGQAEQDYNAICSTLSAVASMAAASFAMEEEDLADSTTPPPPPFSSSALLAAGLGTGNGSGGNSDANGGVEGDIGPNGELLGLNGHQHEKKTPNSIRAQIEIIPCKVCGDKSSGVHYGVITCEGCKGFFRRSQSSVVNYQCPRNKQCVVDRVNRNRCQYCRLQKCLKLGMSRDAVKFGRMSKKQREKVEDEVRFHRAQMRAQNDAAPDSSVFDTQTPSSSDQLHHGYNGYTYSNEVGYSSPYGYSTSVTPQQTMGYDISADYVDSTTTYEPRSTMIDSDFISGHNVTGSNLRRNDCCQNPVTTGGTGSDGIPHSQAQHHHHHQNTPVSFGEDDSSCDSHTRWAEGDINDVLIKTLAEAHANTNHKLEIVHEMFRKPQDVSRLLYYKNMTQEELWLDCAEKLTAMIQQIIEFAKLIPGFMRLSQDDQILLLKTGSFELAIVRMSRLMDLSTNSVLYGDIMLPQEAFYTSDSFEMKLVACIFETAKSITELKLTETELALYQSLVLLWPERNGVRGNTEIQRLFNMSMSAIRQEIEANHAPLKGDVTVLDTLLNKIPTFRELSIMHMEALQKFKQDHPQYVFPALYKELFSIDSQQDLMT is encoded by the exons ATGGATGACGGAGAATTTTTGGACCTGTTTAGCCAATCCTGGAATGTCAAGTACCAAGCGGCATCCAATCGTGCGGGCACAGGCGACGAACCGGCAAGCGTCGGgtctgttgttggtggtggataCACAAATACGGCGGCAGTGGCAGCCGCCGCGACGGCTGCAGCAACGGCCGCAGCCATGGCAGCGGCGCCCAAGCTCACCTCGCGGCTTATGCAGCCGCAGCCGGGCTCTACGGCCGGCGGTGCTTCGGGCGCACTGTACACCAGCACCAAACACTTTCTGGCTCACCTACCCCCAAACCACAAacccgccaccaccaccaacagcaacagctcgACGGCGAACCCCGGCAGTGCAGTGGGTAACCGTCATGCGGCGCCaccgttcaacgtgtcggcaGGTGCCCCAACGACTGATTTACGTGATACAAACCTAGGGCCTTTAAGAAATACCAGTAGCAGTAGTACCAGCGGCGCGACCAACACCAGTAGCAACAGTACggcgagcagcagcaacagcagccataacaccaccaccaccaccaatggGACGGCCCATCTGATGGGCGGACCTGGTACTTTTGCTCGCGAAACTCGCGAGTTTCCAAAGCTCAGCCATCGGCTGCTGCAGCCACTGAACTCGCATGATCAGCCACCGCcgggtggtggcggtggtgcttCCGGTGCTTCCTGCACTGCTCCGACTGGCATGCTGCGGAGCGGCCAGGCAGAACAGGACTACAATGCAATCTGCTCAACGCTGTCGGCCGTAGCATCGATGGCCGCTGCCTCGTTTGCGATGGAAGAGGAAGATCTGGCTGACAGTACaacaccgccaccgccaccctTCTCGTCCAGCGCACTGCTGGCAGCGGGACTGGGAACGGGGAACGGCAGTGGAGGTAACAGCGACGCCAACGGTGGTGTGGAAGGTGACATCGGCCCAAACGGGGAACTGTTGGGTTTGAATGGTCATCAGCATGAGAAAAAGACTCCCAATTCAATTAGAG CTCAAATCGAGATCATACCTTGCAAGGTGTGCGGCGACAAGTCGTCCGGGGTGCATTACGGGGTGATCACATGCGAGGGCTGCAAGGGCTTCTTCCGAAGGTCACAGAGCTCCGTCGTCAACTATCAGTGCCCGCGAAATAAGCAGTGCGTGGTGGATCGGGTTAACCGAAATCGATGCCAGTACTGTCGACTGCAAAAGTGCCTAAAGCTGGGAATGAGTCGTGACG CTGTCAAATTTGGACGTATGTCGAAGAAGCAACGGGAGAAGGTCGAGGACGAGGTACGGTTTCATCGGGCTCAGATGCGCGCACAAAATGATGCAGCCCCGGACAGTTCCGTGTTCGACACGCAAACACCTTCCAGCAGCGATCAGTTGCATCACGGTTACAATGG CTACACATATTCGAACGAGGTTGGCTACAGCAGCCCGTACGGTTACTCGACCTCGGTGACACCGCAGCAGACGATGGGCTACGACATCTCGGCCGATTACGTGGATAGTACAACAACTTATGAACCAAGAAGTACGATGATAGACTCAGATTTCATAAGTGGACACA ATGTCACTGGTAGTAACCTTAGACGGAACGATTGCTGCCAGAATCCGGTCACGACTGGTGGCACCGGTTCGGATGGTATTCCGCACTCACAGgctcaacaccatcaccatcaccagaaCACACCGGTATCGTTTGGCGAGGATGATAGCTCCTGCGATTCGCATACACGATGGG CCGAAGGTGATATCAACGATGTGCTGATAAAGACGCTTGCTGAAGCGCACGCAAATACCAACCACAAGCTAGAGATAGTGCACGAAATGTTCAGAAAACCACAG GATGTTTCCCGCTTACTCTACTATAAGAACATGACCCAAGAGGAGCTGTGGTTGGACTGTGCGGAGAAGCTAACAGCCATGATACAGCAGATCATTGAGTTCGCCAAGCTGATACCGGGCTTTATGCGATTAAGTCAAGACGATCAG ATTCTACTCCTCAAAACGGGCTCGTTCGAGCTAGCGATCGTGCgcatgtctcgactgatggaTCTCTCAACCAACTCCGTGCTGTACGGTGACATTATGCTACCGCAGGAAGCCTTCTACACGTCCGACTCGTTCGAGATGAAACTGGTGGCGTGTATATTCGAGACGGCGAAAAGTATTACGGAGTTGAAGCTGACAGAAACGGAGCTGGCGCTCTATCAAAGTCTGGTGCTACTGTGGCCTG aacgaAATGGTGTGCGAGGTAACACGGAAATACAGCGACTGTTCAACATGAGTATGTCCGCAATCCGGCAGGAGATTGAAGCGAACCATGCACCGCTCAAAGGTGACGTGACGGTGCTCGATACGTTGCTCAACAAAATACCCACTTTCCG TGAGCTCTCCATCATGCATATGGAAGCGTTACAGAAGTTCAAACAGGATCACCCGCAATACGTTTTCCCGGCACTGTACAAGGAACTGTTCTCGATCGACTCGCAGCAAGATCTGATGACATAA